The following are encoded in a window of Sminthopsis crassicaudata isolate SCR6 chromosome 5, ASM4859323v1, whole genome shotgun sequence genomic DNA:
- the NOBOX gene encoding homeobox protein NOBOX isoform X1 has product MEPTAATATEARDPGATTQPLVQCGTGKGVCHLTALLSTTAAGESSQKAVRKKEPPDTPPQVRKKTRTLYRTDQLKELERMFQEDHYPDSDKRREIALAVGVTPQRIMVWFQNRRAKWRKVERLNSKGNKTNLEVPVSTSTPLDNLHDSVPEFPSPQPIIMESGNFTNQLVPPPVTFPPESNLLMCDQPGALSQHNDEAQRVEVAPLLFSPPPVRRASLPLNLGPVHTPHLVPLLLETPNSGFSPKDGSSGSWETSITPGSTYNYSEQMESQYHHQGSQSRSFQLSHYSQHQLFHQSQPLLPQFHPFPFPLPQTLTPPPQGDPSSAALLAFAYGSDGETPTGLFSGPPAGQLLLQQPSGNLGPLTALQPIPWNDPCLPELSLPGSLCSQNFGPHSGGGSYIPDLAAHVLERQLSPGFIQLLGGSKTGSGLPSETREELSSGSQEHLSLSKEVSDGVKNTQLPRTAANGDSIPEKNED; this is encoded by the exons ATGGAGCCAACAGCAGCTACAGCCACGGAAGCCCGGG ACCCAGGTGCTACCACCCAACCCTTGGTGCAGTGTGGAACAGGCAAAGGGGTTTGCCATTTGACAGCCCTGCTCAGCACAACTGCAGCAGGGGAGAGCAGCCAGAAGGCAGTGAGGAAGAAGGAGCCCCCAGACACCCCCCCACAAGTCCGGAAAAAGACACGCACCCTTTACCGAACAG aCCAATTGAAAGAGCTGGAGAGGATGTTTCAGGAGGACCACTATCCTGACAGTGATAAGCGCAGGGAGATTGCCTTGGCTGTGGGGGTCACACCCCAGCGCATCATG GTGTGGTTTCAGAACCGAAGAGCAAAGTGGAGGAAAGTAGAACGACTGAATTCGAAAGGAAATAAGACCAACCTGGAAGTTCCCGTCTCTACCAGTACCCCTTTGGACAATCTTCATGA CTCTGTCCCTGAGTTCCCATCCCCTCAACCCATAATCATGGAGTCAGGAAATTTTACTAATCAGCTGGTGCCTCCACCTGTCACTTTTCCTCCAG AATCTAACCTACTAATGTGTGACCAACCAGGGGCTCTGAGTCAGCACAATGATGAGGCGCAAAGGGTAGAGGTAGCTCCTCTCCTCTTTAGCCCCCCACCTGTCCGAAGGGCCAGCCTACCTTTGAACTTGGGCCCTGTTCACACCCCACACCTGGTACCCCTCTTGCTGGAAACACCCAATAGTGGCTTTAGCCCTAAGGATGGCTCCTCTGGATCTTGGGAAACGAG CATCACCCCAGGAAGTACTTACAACTATTCTGAACAAATGGAATCCCAATATCATCATCAAGGCAGCCAGTCCAGATCCTTCCAGCTCTCCCACTATTCCCAGCACCAGCTCTTTCACCAATCCCAACCCCTCCTGCCCCAATTccaccctttcccctttcctctcccccaaacACTGACTCCTCCTCCTCAAGGAGACCCTAGTTCTGCTGCTCTCCTTGCATTTGCCTATGGCTCTGATGGAGAGACCCCTACAGGATTGTTCTCGGGCCCTCCAGCTGGGCAGCTTCTGTTACAACAGCCCAGTGGGAATTTGG GTCCACTCACAGCCCTACAACCTATCCCTTGGAATGATCCCTGCTTGCCCGAGCTGTCATTACCTGGTTCACTCTGCTCCCAGAACTTTGGGCCCCACTCTGGAGGAGGGAGCTACATACCTGACCTGGCTGCCCATGTCTTGGAGAGGCAGCTTTCACCAGGCTTCATTCAGCTTCTTGGAGGATCTAAAACTGGCTCTGGGCTTCCGAGTGAGACTCGGGAAGAACTGTCTTCTGGCTCCCAGGAGCATTTGTCATTGTCCAAAGAGGTCAGTGATGGAGTCAAGAATACTCAACTCCCCAGAACTGCTGCTAATGGAGACA Gtattccagaaaagaatgaagactga
- the NOBOX gene encoding homeobox protein NOBOX isoform X2, with protein sequence MEPTAATATEARALLSTTAAGESSQKAVRKKEPPDTPPQVRKKTRTLYRTDQLKELERMFQEDHYPDSDKRREIALAVGVTPQRIMVWFQNRRAKWRKVERLNSKGNKTNLEVPVSTSTPLDNLHDSVPEFPSPQPIIMESGNFTNQLVPPPVTFPPESNLLMCDQPGALSQHNDEAQRVEVAPLLFSPPPVRRASLPLNLGPVHTPHLVPLLLETPNSGFSPKDGSSGSWETSITPGSTYNYSEQMESQYHHQGSQSRSFQLSHYSQHQLFHQSQPLLPQFHPFPFPLPQTLTPPPQGDPSSAALLAFAYGSDGETPTGLFSGPPAGQLLLQQPSGNLGPLTALQPIPWNDPCLPELSLPGSLCSQNFGPHSGGGSYIPDLAAHVLERQLSPGFIQLLGGSKTGSGLPSETREELSSGSQEHLSLSKEVSDGVKNTQLPRTAANGDSIPEKNED encoded by the exons ATGGAGCCAACAGCAGCTACAGCCACGGAAGCCCGGG CCCTGCTCAGCACAACTGCAGCAGGGGAGAGCAGCCAGAAGGCAGTGAGGAAGAAGGAGCCCCCAGACACCCCCCCACAAGTCCGGAAAAAGACACGCACCCTTTACCGAACAG aCCAATTGAAAGAGCTGGAGAGGATGTTTCAGGAGGACCACTATCCTGACAGTGATAAGCGCAGGGAGATTGCCTTGGCTGTGGGGGTCACACCCCAGCGCATCATG GTGTGGTTTCAGAACCGAAGAGCAAAGTGGAGGAAAGTAGAACGACTGAATTCGAAAGGAAATAAGACCAACCTGGAAGTTCCCGTCTCTACCAGTACCCCTTTGGACAATCTTCATGA CTCTGTCCCTGAGTTCCCATCCCCTCAACCCATAATCATGGAGTCAGGAAATTTTACTAATCAGCTGGTGCCTCCACCTGTCACTTTTCCTCCAG AATCTAACCTACTAATGTGTGACCAACCAGGGGCTCTGAGTCAGCACAATGATGAGGCGCAAAGGGTAGAGGTAGCTCCTCTCCTCTTTAGCCCCCCACCTGTCCGAAGGGCCAGCCTACCTTTGAACTTGGGCCCTGTTCACACCCCACACCTGGTACCCCTCTTGCTGGAAACACCCAATAGTGGCTTTAGCCCTAAGGATGGCTCCTCTGGATCTTGGGAAACGAG CATCACCCCAGGAAGTACTTACAACTATTCTGAACAAATGGAATCCCAATATCATCATCAAGGCAGCCAGTCCAGATCCTTCCAGCTCTCCCACTATTCCCAGCACCAGCTCTTTCACCAATCCCAACCCCTCCTGCCCCAATTccaccctttcccctttcctctcccccaaacACTGACTCCTCCTCCTCAAGGAGACCCTAGTTCTGCTGCTCTCCTTGCATTTGCCTATGGCTCTGATGGAGAGACCCCTACAGGATTGTTCTCGGGCCCTCCAGCTGGGCAGCTTCTGTTACAACAGCCCAGTGGGAATTTGG GTCCACTCACAGCCCTACAACCTATCCCTTGGAATGATCCCTGCTTGCCCGAGCTGTCATTACCTGGTTCACTCTGCTCCCAGAACTTTGGGCCCCACTCTGGAGGAGGGAGCTACATACCTGACCTGGCTGCCCATGTCTTGGAGAGGCAGCTTTCACCAGGCTTCATTCAGCTTCTTGGAGGATCTAAAACTGGCTCTGGGCTTCCGAGTGAGACTCGGGAAGAACTGTCTTCTGGCTCCCAGGAGCATTTGTCATTGTCCAAAGAGGTCAGTGATGGAGTCAAGAATACTCAACTCCCCAGAACTGCTGCTAATGGAGACA Gtattccagaaaagaatgaagactga
- the NOBOX gene encoding homeobox protein NOBOX isoform X3: MEPTAATATEARDQLKELERMFQEDHYPDSDKRREIALAVGVTPQRIMVWFQNRRAKWRKVERLNSKGNKTNLEVPVSTSTPLDNLHDSVPEFPSPQPIIMESGNFTNQLVPPPVTFPPESNLLMCDQPGALSQHNDEAQRVEVAPLLFSPPPVRRASLPLNLGPVHTPHLVPLLLETPNSGFSPKDGSSGSWETSITPGSTYNYSEQMESQYHHQGSQSRSFQLSHYSQHQLFHQSQPLLPQFHPFPFPLPQTLTPPPQGDPSSAALLAFAYGSDGETPTGLFSGPPAGQLLLQQPSGNLGPLTALQPIPWNDPCLPELSLPGSLCSQNFGPHSGGGSYIPDLAAHVLERQLSPGFIQLLGGSKTGSGLPSETREELSSGSQEHLSLSKEVSDGVKNTQLPRTAANGDSIPEKNED, translated from the exons ATGGAGCCAACAGCAGCTACAGCCACGGAAGCCCGGG aCCAATTGAAAGAGCTGGAGAGGATGTTTCAGGAGGACCACTATCCTGACAGTGATAAGCGCAGGGAGATTGCCTTGGCTGTGGGGGTCACACCCCAGCGCATCATG GTGTGGTTTCAGAACCGAAGAGCAAAGTGGAGGAAAGTAGAACGACTGAATTCGAAAGGAAATAAGACCAACCTGGAAGTTCCCGTCTCTACCAGTACCCCTTTGGACAATCTTCATGA CTCTGTCCCTGAGTTCCCATCCCCTCAACCCATAATCATGGAGTCAGGAAATTTTACTAATCAGCTGGTGCCTCCACCTGTCACTTTTCCTCCAG AATCTAACCTACTAATGTGTGACCAACCAGGGGCTCTGAGTCAGCACAATGATGAGGCGCAAAGGGTAGAGGTAGCTCCTCTCCTCTTTAGCCCCCCACCTGTCCGAAGGGCCAGCCTACCTTTGAACTTGGGCCCTGTTCACACCCCACACCTGGTACCCCTCTTGCTGGAAACACCCAATAGTGGCTTTAGCCCTAAGGATGGCTCCTCTGGATCTTGGGAAACGAG CATCACCCCAGGAAGTACTTACAACTATTCTGAACAAATGGAATCCCAATATCATCATCAAGGCAGCCAGTCCAGATCCTTCCAGCTCTCCCACTATTCCCAGCACCAGCTCTTTCACCAATCCCAACCCCTCCTGCCCCAATTccaccctttcccctttcctctcccccaaacACTGACTCCTCCTCCTCAAGGAGACCCTAGTTCTGCTGCTCTCCTTGCATTTGCCTATGGCTCTGATGGAGAGACCCCTACAGGATTGTTCTCGGGCCCTCCAGCTGGGCAGCTTCTGTTACAACAGCCCAGTGGGAATTTGG GTCCACTCACAGCCCTACAACCTATCCCTTGGAATGATCCCTGCTTGCCCGAGCTGTCATTACCTGGTTCACTCTGCTCCCAGAACTTTGGGCCCCACTCTGGAGGAGGGAGCTACATACCTGACCTGGCTGCCCATGTCTTGGAGAGGCAGCTTTCACCAGGCTTCATTCAGCTTCTTGGAGGATCTAAAACTGGCTCTGGGCTTCCGAGTGAGACTCGGGAAGAACTGTCTTCTGGCTCCCAGGAGCATTTGTCATTGTCCAAAGAGGTCAGTGATGGAGTCAAGAATACTCAACTCCCCAGAACTGCTGCTAATGGAGACA Gtattccagaaaagaatgaagactga